GAAGTTAAAAcctcaaattaataaataagtaTGTCATGAAATCGACGATGAATGTGGATAGATTATTCAACAACTGAATTACACAGAGATAGTATACCTATACGAGAGTTGGCATCAGACTCTCCTAAACTATAGGTACTAACTATTGACTAATAACTAACTgataataatacatatattaaatataagagtACAACATGTGAAAAGGATCGTTTTtggctgataccagatgaatgTGGTAGATTATTCAACAACTGAATTACAGATAGTATACCTATACGAGAGTTGGCATCAGACTCTCCTAAACTATAGGTACTAAACTATAGGTATAACTgataataatacatatattaaatataagagtACAACATGTGACATGGTTAACAAAGACCGACCATTTAAGTTGAGGCTAAACAGTAAACACCATATCATTTTATTTGTGATCTACACAGTTATGTGGATCATGATCCTTGAAATAATGATCATAACACCATATCACCAGTATCTAACCCATCAACatgtattgtaaaaaaaaattaaaaattcccaTAGTATCTGGTGCAATATCGGCACAGCAGAATAAATGATTAacaacacgtttggttcacggaatgaatttggagggaatagggATGTTATTCCacaaggaatggaataggtaaggaatagaacataattgtattctattgtttggttcgctgaaggaatagactttaggaattgtattctaacGTTTGgttagaaatggaatatatgcttaaagacataaatacccttatgcaaaatatattattattattattattattattattattattattacctaaaagttcaatatatatgtatatctcaTGTTATTTAATCATTTATGGACCAACTATAGCAGTTGGGTTGGGGAAAATTGGCCCAAAATTTCAGGTGCAGTTCTCTGCCCCTTGGGAAAATGAACCCAAGCCCAAGCCCAACTCacaatacaattttaaaaatatactgcATTTTATCTATCGGGTTTGATTAACGATTTTGACttgaagttatttataatttattttttataatattaattttaaaattattatctaaaatttatatatttagaaaccaGTACTATTaatcacaaaaaattaaatataaaaattattttaaaaaaaacgctaatagaaataattaaagaataaaaaattgatttgaccaataaatagtaagtaagaattggtttgaccacaattttttttcttcctatttttgACCACGTATCGaaatactttatattttaaagatataaaataaaattaaagaaaaaaaaaagacgagaGAGAAAAAGGGGAGTAGAAGTAGAGAAAGGGTGTGGGTGAAGTAGCTTTAAGGAAAACGTTTGGGCAGGTTTCCAAATTGGGATAAAGAGATGAAAAGAGAGAGATCTGAAAGGGGTTTTGTATGACAAAATATATGATGCATTTGCATGGGTTATGGGTATCCCTCTCTCTCAGTCAGTAgtcaaatcatatatattggGATCACCCTTAAAAAAGCTGATTACCCATCAAATATTTTGGGATTCCCAGTcacttggattttttttttttttttgaaggactAAATGTATTTTTCTCAattgagaaaaataatttatatatgtaacgTCATTTATAATGTCTTTAAATAATATGGAGTATCAATAAAATTTGCttgtaaaataaattgaacgaaGTGGGATTTTGAATCCGGACATCATATATAGAAGATTGCATAAGAATTTTGGATGAAGGATTAATAGTGGAACTATGGAAGTATAACATataatgtttgagggtttatAAATTTGATCAGTAATAAAATGAAGGTGTCTGACTTCTAGTGTCATCTATTTATTATAAGCGGTTGGTCGataattaaagcatgtgtttAACCGTCAGGATCTAAATAGCGTCACTTTGGTCATTAAGGAGGCATCATTTGGCAATTTTCTTACAAGTCTACAATGGCCTTTACCATATATGCTTTGTCAAATCGACTCTTTGAACCTAAGCTAATCCATTTTCTTCGGACTAATCCTTATAGGTTCTAACTAATGAACTACCCCACAAGGCGATCTATTTCAACCTTGGAACAGAAGAGTATTTCATAGTTTTAAGTTGAACTAAAATATCTAAATTCAATCGTGATAATTTATTTAGActtaatcaaatttatttatctcaaaagatattATCAGCGGAACTtaaattaagagttaataatCTATTATAGGTGTctcttacaattttttttactctTTACCTATGTGTGTGTAGGTTAGCTGAGAATGACTCATTTGTCTGTGAGAGTTTTAAGGTAGCATTGGGAGTTACAACACTGTAGAACACTATACGtttttcatcaaactggagttTTAGAGGGATAAAGCTGCGAAATTTATGTCTACCTTTTACCCCTCttgtattttcctttattttttggcagaattattattaattttttatatttgtattatgCCCATGAGCATTAATTTAATGtacttattaaattaatattaataaaattaaataataaacataaataaagacTGAGAGCTGACGACACAACAGTAGTACTGTAGTATGTTTAATATAATTCAGAATGCTGTTTCCTATTCTGTATTACCATAAATACCatgatgtttttttaaattcttttttttcccctaaataaattttaaaattattttttctgtCTATTTTCCCTTCAGAGAATCTGAGTTAAAAGTATGAACTGTACTTTACAACATTAAAATGGCCATAcggttcaaagttcaaacaagAACCACTTACAACATTGAGGAAAGAAACCGtacagtttttaaaaattttgttatggATTTTACTGTACTTAATTGccaaaatttaatcttttttaccATGGTACTATCCTAGGAAAAAAGTAAATAGTGGGATATTAGCCATTTTCTTGGTCCACTAAACTGAGATTTGAAAATGTATCACTATATGTCTATATCAGCTGGTTCACTTATCACATCAAACATTACCTTAATAACATCTTAGGCTCACTCATCTTTGTATTAACTATACTCATTTTCTATTGcaaataatgttttattaggTCCACCCgtcatattaaatataatatatatagtatctGTTAGCCACTCATTATAGTTGAAGATAAGATGCGAATATGAGTTGTATCCACTCAATTAGTTGAAGATAAGATGCGAATATAGAAAACTCTAACTTTAATTGTATTTGTGCTCAATTATttccaaatatttttttgaataaatttttttaatagaatgatATATTTTCTTTGTGTTGATGGCAAGTTTGAAGTTGTTGTTTAATGATGTCTATATACATACAAGGTTGAAAGTTGAGGTTGTTCCAGTCAACATTCACAATCTCCAATGTTAATTCTATCGAGCACTAAGAAAGAGCCCACGCAAAGGGTAGTTTCTAACTTCTAACTTAGTTAATTAAACCACAAATTACCCAAAGAAATTATCATGGTACTCCACATTGAGGTCAAAGGAATTATGAACTATCCTATACTTACATTTGAAATTAGTACAATGTCATTATTAGGGGCATGTGATACTCTATATACACGGAGAGACGTTTTGTTTAAGTGGCAGACAGATATGAAAAATATAGTGTCCCACTAAGGTAAAGTGATTTGTTATGATATTCGTGTATctgaaaagtttgaaaagattggaattttttcttttgctaGGTAATGAAATGATGATTGCTACATTCGAGAATATATGACTAAAACATatcaaaaagaatttttatttcatttttatctaagaataaataaattttggagGATGAAGGTCTACTATTGAGAATCCAAAAGCTATAGTTAGTAACGAAAACACACAACATCATTCGTTTTTCTTGTACTTGCGTAACAGACAACGCCATGTTTTAGATGTTGAGCTCAACTCTTCAAGCTGCAGCCCAGAATCTACTACCCTTGGCTTATGATTAACAATGGGAATCAGAAATCTATATTAGGGGAATCAATATAGATGAAGTGAAgaacaaataaaaacaatttattaaagTTGAGAAGTAGTCCAGCCTAGAAGATGTTGCATTCATGTTAGGAGCAACCTTAGCTTAATAAAACACAAATCCCATAATGTTTTTTTGTCTGCCTATGAAGAAAAAGCCAGCACTTATAGCTAAACCAATGCAACTTACCTTCCTTTCTAGCCATCTCCTGACCTCTtctgatcatcatcatcagctaCTCTTACAATACCCTCTCAAGCCTGATGAATAATCAATCCTGAGAAATATTTTACAGACTGTGCAACCTTAGCCTTAGCCTTATCCTTAAACTTATCATTATTGTTGtctggtaataataataacaatataactttattttccatcatctccacctcccttgctgaGTTTCAACCCATAATTCTCCCATAAATTTTCTGCATTGTCCCCCATCAGAAGCCTAAAACAGCTATCATTGATGGCCGGGTTGATGGGTTGATTTTCTGGGCAGTATGAGGCTCCATTGTTGTTGTTCTGGAAAGAGTAGCAGATTCCTAGGTTGTTGTTGTTTTCGTCGTcgtcttttcttttcttgttacATTCATTGCCGGTTACTTTATGTAAAGCCTCCATTAAAGCAGAATCTCGAGCTTCGATCCAAGCTCTCTCATTTGCCCAGAATTTCTGCTCCCTTTCCATTCTAGAAGCTTCCTGTTTTCGCCATTCTTCTTCCCTTAACATCCTCTCTTCTTCTTTGTGCTCAATCGTCTTCATTATTTTATCCAACCACGCTTCTTGTTTCTCCATTAATTTCCTCATTTGCCCGTCAATGAAATCCTTAATCTTCGCCTTCCACCGCCCTTTCCCCTTCCTCTTCTTGCTCGCCATCGCGCCGTGATCGCTGTCGGGGTCGTCCGAGGATGTCGTGTCGTAGTCCGAGGAATTCGACAGGCTGAGGCTGTCGGACACCTTTGAGTCGTGAAGAAAGGCGGCTGCGGCGGGGTCTTGGGCGGTGTTATTGGCCGCCACGGCGGCGTTGGTGTAAGGAAAATTGGATTGGGCGTGGTGGGTTTCCGACACGGAACCGGAATTGCTGGGTTCGCCGTAGAGAGCCTCGAGCTGTCGGAAAAATCTATAATGTTTCCCGTCTTGTCTCCCCGCTTTCCCCTCCTTGGTCTTCTTGTAATACTTGTACAAATTCTCGAACTTCTCCCTGCACTTCTTCCCGCTCCGCTGATACCCGTGTTCCTCGCACATAATCCTAGGAAGAAAACACACCAAAAACATCAACCCATGCACCATTAATGCTCACACAACAACCCTAATTCACTTCATGCGATATTGTGGGAGGAGTTTTGCGTATCCAGTGGACCGTTAAGTAGAAGGACCAGCACCTAATGTCCATTCAGAATGCCTACATACACCCTAATCGACTGAATGAACTATATAGAGCTGAAATAAATCATAGTTATTCAGTGGACCGTAAGGACCAGTATCTAATGTCCATTCAGAATGCCCACATACACCCTAACTGACTGAATGAACTATATAGAGCTGAGATAAATCATAGTTATTCAGCCGGCAGCTAAGTAGAAGGACCAATACCAAATGCCCACCAGGAACGCCCACATGCACCCTAACAAACTGAATGAATTATATAGAGTGAGATAAATCACAGCTTTTTAGTGGACCGCCGTTAAGTAGAAGAGCTAGTACTTAATACCCACCAAGAATGCCCACATACACCCTACTCCCTAACTGACTGAATGAATTATACAGAGTTGAGAGAAATCACAGTTATTCAATGAACGGTTAAGTAGAAGAGCTAGCACTTAATACCCACCAAGAAGGATCAACACTTAATGCCCACCCGGAAAGCTCACAAGAGGGTGAAACTCGGAGGAGGAGTTTTGCTAATCATAGGAAATCTCATGTTCTTTCATTGTCACGCCACCCGGTTGGGGAATAGTGCGCGACGACTTATATTTCTGGGACTGAGACTAGGAAAGATGGTAGCTTTGGGAGAGGTGCACAGTCATATCCCTTTCCCAAACGAAGTTACTTAATTGCTAATTTTCTATAAGTTTTAATGGCGGAAGTGACAGTAAAGAAGTGGTTTTTGATAGAGGTGATGACGAAATTATAGAGATGAATATGTGATCTGAATTCTCCGACTGAAGTTCTGGGTGTACTGTCATTTCCTAACACAGAATTAGCAACACATTATTAAACCATTAAAGTTACACATGCATCTAGGACGACGTGAAGGTGAACAAGCTAAAGAAATCTGGGAATTAATTAAGGTTGAAATATTTGGGATTAGGGTTATGATAATGGTACCTGGAGACTTCATCCCAGAGGGGGCCTTTTTGATTGGCTTCTTTGAACTTGGAATCGAGTCTTGATCGGATCTCAAGGAGGGTGAGGGTCTCTTGGCGAGGCCAGCGGCCGTTTCCGCCGTCGAAGCCGAggccgccggcggcggcggcgtcgATGTCCAGGCCGCTGAAGGCGGAGCTGGACGCGCCACCGCCAGTGATGACGCtggcggtggtggtggcggcggcgTTGTTGGCGCTGGAGTCGGGGAGGAAGTCGTGGTGGAAGGCGCGGGGCACCGGCGGCATGACAAGCTCGTAGGGGTGATGCgacgacggcggcggcggcggcgggagATTCCGGTGGTGGGGGGATAGGAATTCCGGCGGGTGTGGGTGGGGAGTGGAAGTGAAAAGTGGGCGGTTGTTGATGAAGTTCCTTAGATCCGCCATTCCATACTGATCCTCCATTTACCGGAGATTCAAGAACGCGGCGGCGTGGGGGGTTTTGCGGTGGTTGGGAGGTTGAGGGCCGCCGTGAGAGAGCTGCGGCAGAACCGGATCGTGTCCTCAAAAGAAAAAGCTTTGAATTTAAGTGGTAAAAGAAGTAGGGGctgaagaggaggaggaagaagaggagaGACCACTAAATGCACTGTTTACCCATTTCTcgtatctctctctctttgtctCTATCCTACTGCTGCAATCCAaagctttctctctctttctctctctctctcctctcttgtatgtatatgtatatagtgCACGCTCCATCCATCTCCTCCAAAACATAACTCATATATTCTTATTCACAAAATGCGAAATTCTCTTGTCCCGTCTCCATCCTTTCGTTTGACCTAtaatgaaaaagtaaattatggTAACTAAGCCGTCCGGCCATTGGGTGGAACTGTGAAAGGATTAGAAAAACAACCTATATACTTTTCATATAAGTACAGTTCAATTAATTGACCAATTTAAGACAAGATCGATTGTCTGTGCAAGTCGACAACCTTGggcatatataatatgtaaaatattataaacaagcATTTGGTTGTCTGTAGACTAATTGAGTCACATCCCAATTTGTCTTCTATATTCGTTTCTAGGACGGGAGCGTTGAATGACACTCAAATTTGAGgttcaaacatatatataaaatattaatgtataGTTCACTTTTAATTTAGACAAAACAGAAAAAGATATGTTGTTTGTGGCTTTTCAATTCAACATACACATGCGTAAAAGCGTGATAACTTTTAATTGAAACGAAACAAAAATGCATGAGAACTTCGGATTAGAGTGCAAATCAACTGTATATATTTatcacctttttcttttttctttttgagttaTTATTATTCGTTCGATTATGATATATGTATATTGGAGAAAGGTACGTTgtagacaaattttttttttttttttggggtgtgtGGCAATTAGTAGTGAGGCAATAATTGACAAAAGTGTCTTCTTTTAATATATTccaaaaaattgtcaaaatcTTGCCTGCAGCATCATAAACCTATACACTACAATTGGAACATCATCAATGCAACAATATGCATTAAAAATCACTTTTCAAATAGCTTAATTTATAACTCTAGTTTCATAACTAATCTACTCAAATTAATAAAActcttataattatcaagttaattgATTGATCAACCCCTGTTGAAATTGTTCTCGTGACTAGATATTTGAAAATTatggtactaaaaaaaaataacgaaTTTAAGTGGACATGAAGCTGCTAGGCTGCTAGCTTACAAATGAGGATGGTTACGTACGGTTTATACAACCCTAGCCGCCTAGCCAGTTACGTTGTCTGTGTTGCCTGGCAAAATGAACAACAAACAATATTGTACAAAAGTGACATTGTAGGTCAAAACATAACAACAATATAAGTGAAAGAGATAAGAAATAAgtgtaaccaaaaaaaaaaaaagttaaacacttcagaaaaagtgaaaaacacGAGTGAACAGTACTTTCGATCAGTGTCCAGAGTACTGTTTATCCGCGTTTCTAATTTCAACATCTATTGTAGAGTACTGTTCATCCGTGTTTTTCAAtttcataaattattttagagttttaaaaatttatttttatttttttagaaaagaaaaaaaaaatcattggacaagcctttttctatttaaaaactGTGGTGCCACACATAATAATTGTAGAACTTTGGAAAAAAAGTGTACTGTCATCATATACCtctcactttttaatttgattttttttcctttttgcttTGGCTTGATTAATAATGTTATACAGTGCTTAGTGTACTGTCAATTTTGACACTTTTCTCCTTCACTCTAAGATCAGCAGTACGTTTTCTGATTCTTGTTTGTCTCTCTAGCAGTCTAGCTCAGagtacactatatatatatatatatatatatatatatatatatatacacacacatacacagaTATACATAACATAAGTACTTGCATATATATCTTCCTCTACGTATTGTATATGCATGttgcaaatacatatatattttgatttaatttacaAGAAAGTTTAGAGTATACTATATGTCTATACGTATACTTTGATGATTTGCAGTCACTACTCGAATGTGTGTTGGGTGTGAAGTCCGTTTTGTGACCCTGTTAAGACCACAATAAGTTAAGTCAATATAAATTATCTATAGTTAATTGATTCAAACCTAAAAATCAACTCTCTCAAAAAGTTCAACTTGAActcttgtggttatcaagttaAGTCCCTACATGgctacatatatcatatatgttgtAGAGTAGATATAGTGGGATTGGAAATGAAGTAGGGGACAGGTACTATGTACGTGTTACTCTTAGTTGCATGATCTGATTTGTACATATATGTTCATACATGCCAAGTAACACAAGTTAGTCTAAGGTTCACATAGCTGATTGATGTTCgaatttttagcttaaaaatGGTAtgtaagtgactattttgtggtacaaatatatgtggagttCACTTTCactttgggtcgggtcaaagtgaattcacactcttcgtagtgagatgaagaaattgatatattttacgctcaaaatggataatgggtgaatgtgAAATTGATTATTAAAGTAaatccatttgagttggaaaatgaaggtgAAAAGACTTTGAATAAGCACTTGTCACACATttgtttgggaagtgggtttgcaccactatacaTACAATAGCCTTTTAGAAAAAGGTTAAATTGTATAGTATAGAGGCCTTCTTTTGTGCGATCATAACAATTGGTTTTAAACCATCTCTTCCTCTTTCAACCTTTTTCCTACAATAAAACTGCCAAcacttttgaaaataattgaAGTGCT
This region of Ipomoea triloba cultivar NCNSP0323 chromosome 15, ASM357664v1 genomic DNA includes:
- the LOC116006217 gene encoding trihelix transcription factor PTL-like, encoding MEDQYGMADLRNFINNRPLFTSTPHPHPPEFLSPHHRNLPPPPPPSSHHPYELVMPPVPRAFHHDFLPDSSANNAAATTTASVITGGGASSSAFSGLDIDAAAAGGLGFDGGNGRWPRQETLTLLEIRSRLDSKFKEANQKGPLWDEVSRIMCEEHGYQRSGKKCREKFENLYKYYKKTKEGKAGRQDGKHYRFFRQLEALYGEPSNSGSVSETHHAQSNFPYTNAAVAANNTAQDPAAAAFLHDSKVSDSLSLSNSSDYDTTSSDDPDSDHGAMASKKRKGKGRWKAKIKDFIDGQMRKLMEKQEAWLDKIMKTIEHKEEERMLREEEWRKQEASRMEREQKFWANERAWIEARDSALMEALHKVTGNECNKKRKDDDENNNNLGICYSFQNNNNGASYCPENQPINPAINDSCFRLLMGDNAENLWENYGLKLSKGGGDDGK